In Brevibacillus brevis NBRC 100599, a single genomic region encodes these proteins:
- a CDS encoding response regulator transcription factor — MMKLLLVDDHPSVREGTKVMFEEERDFAVSAVSSGMEALELVKIIDFDVMLFDLHMPVINGLELTKRIMSIKPNPLIIIYTGFEIEPYFNKLVEAGVSGFVSKTATREQMIEAIRCTVRNETVIPIPLFKQLRRNSVRLCTREDQLEEVSINEREQQILLEIAKGRSNKELSEILLMSQRNVEYQLTRIFGKLQVRSRAEAISEAIKRGIIPEQSW, encoded by the coding sequence ATGATGAAGCTGTTGTTGGTCGATGATCATCCCTCCGTTCGGGAAGGAACAAAAGTCATGTTTGAGGAGGAGCGAGATTTTGCAGTAAGCGCGGTGTCTTCCGGGATGGAGGCATTGGAGCTGGTCAAAATCATTGACTTTGATGTGATGCTGTTTGATTTGCACATGCCCGTAATCAACGGCTTGGAGCTGACCAAGCGCATCATGAGCATCAAACCCAATCCGCTCATCATCATCTACACAGGCTTTGAAATTGAGCCGTACTTTAACAAACTAGTAGAGGCGGGTGTCTCCGGTTTTGTCAGCAAAACGGCCACAAGAGAGCAGATGATCGAAGCCATCCGATGCACAGTGCGCAATGAAACCGTTATTCCGATTCCTTTGTTCAAGCAATTAAGACGAAATAGTGTACGGCTATGTACAAGAGAGGATCAACTGGAAGAGGTGTCCATAAACGAGCGGGAGCAGCAAATCCTGCTCGAAATTGCAAAAGGGCGAAGCAACAAAGAACTGTCGGAGATCTTGCTGATGAGCCAACGGAACGTGGAGTACCAGTTGACGCGCATCTTTGGAAAGTTGCAGGTACGATCGCGGGCAGAGGCGATTAGCGAAGCGATCAAAAGGGGGATCATCCCTGAACAGAGCTGGTAG
- a CDS encoding serine hydrolase, which produces MKKVIQKMSLVVFLLSTTLISACTQSLGAVESTQTASIAAQGPVDAKEIEAFADPLFAKKMKEYNVAGSSFVVVRDGKVIVNKGYGFADKEKKIPVDKDTVFQIGSVTKTFTALAAMQQVDAGKIDLHRNIEEYLGGLKIPNQTGKPVTMYDLLTYTPGFAFPDGTTFTGPQYIGKDISMDEFFPKHMPVIIRPPGETYTYDNTGFLLAGYAVEKASGIPFAQYMDEKVFKPLGMTSTSVRLKPELMKRMAANYYDNGELRPLEGHAPTDGPQGSIISTAEDMAKYMIMQLQNGKFDGKEIVSQKSLDLMHTHQVFADDIPITTVGFENYFPEYTNGQHVVLKGGNMPGHSSLMVLIPEYKTGFFMSYNNDSMVSADIYKEFMDHYFPETEKKAEPVYMTLSEADAQKYFGLYQNTRFYWTRTSIAYENGSLILENPATGKQKLRMIRPLLFVDEVGEKVTFKEDKNGNIKSFYYTTAKGVHLVAESQKMEMEKTYSDVPNTSSYKTHINNLSALSIMGAKSGNKFDPTGTMTQGEFTDALIKAAGAYVMAGMEDVHRQQLAAGIPNLNSSAPITRQVAAAMIQNLKQLEPVATSKVTLQDTADAWAKDAITALVSQGIVDPDTKVNADGSFNFRSKDLLKRQEASALLDLAFGYYSLPIKR; this is translated from the coding sequence ATGAAAAAAGTGATACAAAAAATGAGTCTCGTCGTTTTTCTTCTCTCCACAACCTTGATTTCCGCATGCACACAGTCGCTCGGTGCTGTTGAATCCACGCAGACTGCTTCCATTGCTGCCCAAGGACCCGTGGATGCCAAAGAAATAGAAGCGTTTGCCGATCCACTGTTTGCAAAAAAAATGAAAGAATATAATGTGGCTGGTTCCAGCTTTGTTGTCGTCCGTGATGGCAAAGTCATCGTGAACAAAGGCTACGGCTTTGCTGACAAGGAAAAGAAAATCCCTGTTGATAAAGACACGGTGTTCCAAATTGGCTCTGTAACGAAAACCTTTACTGCTTTGGCTGCCATGCAGCAAGTCGATGCGGGTAAAATTGACCTGCATCGCAATATAGAGGAATATCTCGGTGGGCTAAAAATTCCGAATCAGACAGGAAAACCAGTCACCATGTACGACTTGCTCACCTACACACCCGGCTTCGCATTCCCTGACGGCACTACCTTTACCGGTCCACAATACATCGGTAAGGACATCTCTATGGATGAATTCTTTCCAAAGCACATGCCGGTCATCATCCGACCACCTGGCGAGACCTATACGTATGATAATACAGGATTCTTGCTCGCTGGCTACGCCGTGGAAAAAGCAAGTGGAATCCCCTTTGCCCAGTATATGGATGAAAAGGTGTTCAAGCCTCTCGGAATGACCTCGACCAGTGTACGTTTGAAGCCTGAGCTCATGAAGAGAATGGCTGCCAATTACTATGATAATGGCGAGCTACGTCCGCTAGAAGGACACGCTCCAACTGATGGTCCGCAGGGAAGCATTATATCAACCGCAGAAGACATGGCAAAGTACATGATCATGCAGCTGCAAAACGGAAAATTTGACGGCAAGGAAATCGTCAGCCAGAAAAGCTTGGATTTGATGCATACTCACCAGGTTTTCGCGGATGACATCCCGATCACAACCGTAGGCTTTGAAAACTATTTTCCAGAGTATACAAATGGTCAGCACGTTGTTTTGAAGGGCGGAAACATGCCAGGCCATTCTTCCCTGATGGTATTGATCCCGGAATATAAAACCGGCTTTTTCATGTCCTACAACAATGATTCAATGGTTAGCGCTGATATTTACAAAGAATTCATGGATCATTATTTCCCAGAAACAGAAAAAAAAGCTGAGCCTGTTTACATGACCTTGAGTGAAGCGGATGCGCAAAAATATTTCGGGCTGTATCAAAATACGCGTTTCTATTGGACACGCACTTCAATTGCTTACGAGAACGGCTCACTCATTTTAGAAAATCCAGCAACTGGAAAACAAAAGCTGCGAATGATTCGCCCATTGCTATTTGTAGATGAGGTAGGCGAAAAAGTCACGTTCAAGGAAGACAAAAACGGTAACATCAAATCCTTCTATTATACAACGGCAAAAGGCGTTCACCTTGTTGCCGAATCACAAAAAATGGAAATGGAAAAGACCTACTCAGACGTCCCTAACACTAGCAGCTATAAGACCCATATCAACAACCTCAGCGCCCTTTCCATTATGGGAGCGAAATCAGGAAATAAATTTGATCCTACAGGAACCATGACACAAGGCGAATTTACTGACGCCCTGATCAAAGCAGCAGGCGCTTACGTAATGGCCGGGATGGAAGACGTGCATAGACAGCAATTGGCCGCGGGCATCCCTAATTTGAACTCATCGGCACCAATCACAAGACAAGTCGCTGCTGCCATGATCCAAAATTTAAAGCAGCTTGAACCAGTGGCAACCAGCAAAGTGACGCTGCAAGACACAGCCGACGCATGGGCAAAAGATGCGATCACTGCTCTTGTTTCACAAGGCATCGTCGATCCTGACACGAAGGTAAACGCAGATGGCTCATTCAATTTCCGCTCAAAAGATTTACTGAAGCGTCAAGAAGCCAGTGCCTTGCTTGACTTAGCATTTGGTTACTATTCATTGCCGATTAAACGATAA
- a CDS encoding sensor domain-containing protein gives MKRAIMRNVQNVIFLLFTFVSGVFYLCFYMVSIVLGLGLSFTVVGIPLLTNVLRTTQIFVQHERIQTKIYTDISIEPLETRQRAEGNQWKQAKAELMDVRNWISVYWLMQKFFIGCICLVVGVLIYIAPVCFAFVPLFYPYLELTFFGFPVDSELMALQIMGLGFILMIGCSKIGNGLVQLIGGYTRLMFKAIRR, from the coding sequence ATGAAAAGAGCGATCATGCGTAACGTTCAAAATGTTATCTTTTTGCTGTTTACATTTGTCTCGGGGGTATTTTATTTGTGTTTTTACATGGTCAGTATCGTGCTTGGCCTGGGCTTGTCATTTACCGTAGTGGGAATTCCATTGCTCACCAATGTGTTGCGTACAACCCAAATCTTTGTCCAGCATGAACGTATTCAGACGAAGATTTATACCGATATTTCGATAGAACCCTTGGAAACAAGACAAAGAGCAGAGGGAAATCAATGGAAGCAGGCAAAGGCGGAATTAATGGATGTGAGAAACTGGATATCGGTTTATTGGCTGATGCAAAAATTTTTCATAGGCTGTATCTGCCTGGTGGTCGGAGTGCTCATCTACATTGCACCCGTGTGTTTTGCGTTCGTACCGTTGTTCTATCCTTATTTGGAGTTAACTTTTTTCGGCTTCCCGGTGGATTCAGAGCTGATGGCATTGCAAATTATGGGTTTGGGATTCATACTCATGATCGGGTGCTCCAAGATTGGGAACGGACTGGTACAATTAATTGGTGGGTACACCCGCTTGATGTTCAAAGCAATTAGGAGATGA